A stretch of Colletotrichum lupini chromosome 2, complete sequence DNA encodes these proteins:
- a CDS encoding fatty acid hydroxylase superfamily protein: MDVVLEVVDTFVGDQLYAKLLPAGSAPYDFPHHANATAQPISTWQYKPSTQMLYLEPSEAAYMSAWPRDNIFRQFTSLFLVTWFFGILNYFVFATLSYIFIFDKKTFSHPKFLKNQIRLEMKQANMAMPVMAICTALTFVAEVRGYCKLYDTTEEGPGRWYDYAQFPLFILFTDLCIYWAHRWLHLPLVYKHLHKPHHKWIMPSPYASHAFHPLDGFAQSVPYHVYPMLFPLNKLAYVALFVFINFWTILIHDGEYITDNPIINGSACHTAHHLYFNYNYGQFTTLWDRLGGTYRKPDLAWFNKKTKMAKETWESNMKEMEDIQKEVEGDDDRQYVAAEAKKTK, translated from the exons TGGCGACCAGCTCTACGCCAAATTGCTCCCAGCCGGTTCAGCTCCTTATGACTTTCCTCACCACGCGAACGCCACGGCGCAACCGATCTCGACATGGCAGTATAAGCCCTCGACACAAATGCTCTACCTCGAGCCTTCCGAGGCCGCATATATGAGCGCCTGGCCAAGAGACAATATCTTCCGACAGTTCACATCTCTTTTCCTTGTCACATG GTTCTTCGGCATCCTCAACTACTTTGTCTTCGCGACTCTATCGTACATCTTCATCTTTGACAAGAAGACGTTCAGCCACCCAAAGTTCCTCAAGAATCAGATCCGCCTCGAGATGAAACAGGCCAACATGGCCATGCCGGTCATGGCAATCTGCACCGCGCTCACCTTTGTCGCCGAAGTGCGCGGCTACTGCAAGCTCTACGATACCACAGAGGAGGGTCCCGGCCGTTGGTACGACTATGCGCAGTTCCCGCTCTTCATCCTCTTCACCGACCTGTGCATATACTGGGCTCATCGATGGCTACATCTCCCACTCGTCTACAAGCACCTTCACAAGCCTCACCACAAGTGGATCATGCCCTCGCCCTACGCCAGCCACGCCTTCCACCCCCTCGACGGCTTCGCGCAGTCGGTCCCGTACCACGTCTACCCGATGCTGTTCCCTCTCAATAAGCTGGCATACGTCGCACTGTTTGTGTTTATCAACTTTTGGACCATTCTTATACACGACGGCGAGTACATTACCGACAACCCCATCATCAACGGCTCAGCGTGCCACACCGCCCACCACTTGTACTTCAA CTACAACTACGGCCAGTTCACTACCCTCTGGGACCGTCTCGGTGGCACCTACCGCAAGCCCGACCTAGCCTGGTTCAACAAGAAGACCAAGATGGCCAAGGAGACGTGGGAGTCCAACATGAAGGAGATGGAAGACATCCAAAAGGAGGTTGAGGGCGACGACGACCGCCAGTACGTTGCCGCCGAGGCGAAGAAGACGAAATGA